The sequence AGGCCGGTCACGGCATTGGTCGCGCCAGGGCCGGAGGTCACCAGCACGCAGCCCACCTTGCCGGTGGAGCGGGCATAACCCTCCGCCGCATGGACAGCGGCCTGTTCGTGGCGCACGAGAATGTGGCGGATCCGGTTGGACTTGAAGATCTCGTCATAGATCGGCAATACCGCCCCGCCGGGATAGCCGAATACGACCTCTACGCCCTGATCCTGCAACGCCTTGAGAATGATTGCCGCCCCGTTCATCTGGGCGTCGGGTTTTCGGGCATGCGGCGTGCGCGGGGTAGCCATTTTACCGTTCCTTTCTCAATTCACATTCGCAGTTGCGGCAAGAGCCGCGCCCGCACATTTGCGGGCAGGATCAGAAAAACCCAGTCAAATCAGTACGATTCAATGGATCAAAGACGAATATCGCGACACCGAAGGCGTCGCGACGGGGCGGAACCTAGACCGTCAGTTATGCCCGGTCAACAGAAACTGACGAATATTCTTAAAGATTTTTGCGTCCGATCTTTCCGAATATTGCTTTTCGACCATCAAATTTGCATGGACCTGATTGCGGAACCACGTCATCTGGCGCTTCGCATAGCGCCGCGTGTCCCGCTGCGCAAGCCGGACGCATTCCTCGCGCGAAATTTTTTCTTTAAGAAAATCAATAATTTGCGGAATACCCAGCGCCTTCATGGACGGAAGCGCCGGATCGAGATTGAGCGCCATCAGGGCGCGAACCTCGTCCAGCCCCCCCTCTTCCAGCATTCTTTCGAAGCGCAGATCGCATCTGCGATACAAGGCCGCACGCTCCGGCAGAACGGTCACGGTGAAGAACGCCATCCCCTCCGGCACCCGCGCGGGCTGCTCCTGCCACTCGGACAAGGGCCGGCCGGTTTCCTGAAGGACCTCCCAGGCGCGGATCAGGCGCTGGCTGTCGCCGTCATGCAGTCTGGCGGCGAGGATCGGGTCGCCCTCGGCGAGACGCCTGCGGAGCTCGGCACCGCCGATCCGTGTATGCAGCGCCCGCGCCTCTGCTCGCACTTCGGGCGGGACCTCCGGCATCTCGGAAAGCCCGTGCGTCAGCGCCCGGAGATAGAGACCAGTCCCGCCGCACAGGATCGGCACCCTGCCCTCCGCCGCCGCGGCATGAATCTCCGCCAGAGCGCGTTCGCGCCAGAGTGCGGCGGAACAGACCTCCGCCGCGCCGAGAAAGCCGTAGAGCCGGTGTGGAGCACGTGCGAGATCCTCCGCCCCCGGCCGTGCCGTGACGATCGCGAGCTCGCGATAGACCTGCATGGAATCCGCATTGATGACGGTGCCGCCCAGGTCTTCGGCGAGATCGACGGCAAGCGCGGATTTCCCGCTCGCGGTCGGGCCGCCAATGACGACAACGCGGATCGGCTCCGCTGAGGAAACTTCACTGGACATGAATATGGCGCTTACGCGATAAGCCGGGGCCATGCAACACGTGCTTACCCTCACATCGAACCCGGCAAGCCCAGCTCTTGACGCCTCCGTGGTCGAGCGTGCCGAGGATGTCCTCCGCACCGCCGGACTGACGGTCGGCGCCGCCGACTGGCTCGATCCGGATACCGCGCTCGACTTGCCATTCGACGGCACTGTTTCGGAGAGCCTGTCTGTGGCACTGCATGAGGCGCTCGCGGGCCTCGCTGTCGACATCAATATCCAGGCAGCCGAAGGGCGCCGGAAGCGGTTGCTGATCGCCGACATGGATTCCACCGTCATCACGTCGGAATCCCTCGACGATCTCGCGGCCTATGCCGGCATCGGCGACAAGATCGCGCCGATCACAGCCCGCGCCATGCGTGGCGAGATAGACTTCGAAGGCGCGCTGAAGGCACGCGTGGCGATGCTGGCCGGCCATCCGGCGAGCCTGCTCGACCGCCTGCTCAAGGAAGTCGAGATCACACCCGGCGCCCGAACCCTCGTCGCGACAATGAAACGCGACGGCGCATACACAGCTCTGGTTTCCGGCGGTTTCACCTCGCTGACCGGGCCTGTGCGCGAGCGCCTCGGTTTTCATACCGACCGTGCGAACACGCTGAACGTCACCGGCGGCGCGTTTACCGGGACTGTCGGAGAGCCGATCCTCGGACGTGACGCGAAGCTGGTGGCGCTGAACGAGTTTTGCGCCGAACTCGGGATCGGGCCGGGGGATGCCGTGACGGTCGGCGACGGGGCCAACGACCTTGCCATGCTGCAAGCCGCCGGAACCGGTGTCGCCTTCCGCGGCAAACCGGCGGTGCGCGAAGCCGCGCGGTTCCGTATCGATCACGGCGATCTGAGTGCCCTGCTTCATCTTCAGGGTTACAGGCGCGCCGATTTCGCTCCCTGAGTGAACGCATAAAACAACGGCGCCGGCCTTTCGACCGGCGCCGCGCGTCGCACCCGCTAGGGCTGCCTGGGGGGGCGGGGGGAGATTAGCCCTCAGTAATGCGGAGTGCGACAAACCTCATCTCGCCGCCGCGATTCACGGTGAGGAGCACCGATTTCTTGCCGGCGCTTCTGGCGTCCGAAATGCCCTTCTGCACGCCGTCCGGAGACGAAACCGCGTTCTGCTGAACCTCGACGATCACGTCGCCGGCCCGGAGATCACGAGCGGCCGGACCATCCGGATCGACTTCCGTCACGACGACCCCGGACGCGTCGCTATCGAGCGAATACTTGGACTTCATTTCGTCGCTGATCGCCGACAATTCAAGGCCAAGCGACTCGACCCTATCCGGCTCTGACGGAGCCGGCTGCGGGCCACCGCTGGTCAGCAGAGCCTGCTTCTCGGCTTCCTCGAGCTCTCCGATATTCGCCGTCACGCGAACCTTCTTGCCGCCGCGCCAGAGCTCGACCGGAACGTCCCTCCCGATCGGGGTCTGCGCGACGATCTTCGGCAGTTCCCGCATGGTATCCACGTCGCGGTTGTTGAATTTCAGGATCACGTCGCCTGCCCTGATTCCGGCCGTCTTCGCCGGGCCCTGGTCATTGACGTGAGCCACGAGCGCGCCGCGCGCACCGTCGAGAGACAGGCTTTCGGCGACCTCGGGGGTCACTTCCTGGATCCGCACACCGAGCCAGCCGCGGCGGGTGCGGCCGAATTCCTTGAGCTGCTTCACCACAGGATCGGCCAGTGCGGAGGAAACCGCGAAACCGATGCCGACCGAACCGCCGGACTGCGAGAAGATCACGGTGTTCACACCGATGACCTCGCCGTCGATATTGAACAGCGGGCCGCCGGAATTGCCCTTGTTGATCGCCGCGTCGGTCTGGATGAAATCGTCATACGGACCCTGCCCGATGTCGCGGCCGCGGGCCGAGACAATACCGGCCGTAACCGTTCCACCGAGGCCGAACGGATTGCCGATCGCGACAACCCAGTCGCCGACCCGCATCTTGTCGGAATCGCCAAACTTGACCGCCGGAAGGTCGACCCCTTTCGGATCGAACTTGAGTACGGCGATGTCAGTCTTCGGATCGGTGCCGACCAGCTCGGCAGCGAATTCCGTGTCGTCCTGCATGCGAATCAGGATCTCGTCGGCGTCCTTGATCACGTGGTTGTTGGTGACGACGTAGCCGGCCTTGTCGATGATGAAGCCTGACCCGAGCGACTGGGCGCGACGCGAGCGGCGCTCGTTATCGGGTCGCATCCGGTCTTCGAATTCCTTGAAGAACTCCTCGAAGGGAGTGCCCGGCGGCAAGGTGCGTCCATTGTCGGATGCGGTGATGGTTTGTGTCGTGGAAATGTTCACGACCGCGGGCAGCAGTTTCTCCGCCAGGTCGGCGAAGCTCTCCGGAGCGGCCCGGGCGAACGCCGGAGCGGCCGGCGTAAACGCCGGTACGGCCACGGCAACCGCCAGGAACCCGGCCATAAGACCGTTTCTGAGGCCTTTCAAGACCATGACAGAGACCTCTGTGGTGACGCCTTTCATGTTTCCATAGCTCCTTAGCCAAGCTTTTCTGTTCGTTCGGAACAGGGAACCCGCATCGCACCGGCGACCAGGCCGCGCACGGCAGTCCGAGTGCCATTCGTCCCTAAGAAACACGTCAACAAGGTGGGGACGATCAGGCGACTGTCAACGCCATCCCTTCCATAATGTCAGATATAGCCGCAGGGTGTGGCGGCATTATGGTGAGAATTGCACAACTATGTCCGAAAAGGGGCATGTCCCGGCAGGGCAGCACACGCGATTGTGCTTACGCGGCCCGGATCAGCCATGCCAGCCCGAAGCCGATCGCCATCGCGATCAGACCCGCGCGGCGCAGGCTCGCCGGATCCATTTCGAGGGCCAGCCGCATCATGTGCTGCATGCGCCCCGGCATCAGCGCATAGAGACAGCCCTCGATAAAAAAAACGAGGGCAAGCGCCGTCAGAAAATCTGTCACGGCCCCTGCCCCCGCCTGTTCCCGGGTTGCGCGGCGTCCCTACTTGGACGCCGGCGCTCCCTGGATGTCCTTGAAGTACTTGAAGAAGTCGCTATCCGGCGAAAGCACCATCGTGGTGTCCCCCGACTTCATCGCGTTCCGATAGGCCTGCATCGAACGGTAGAATGCGAAGAACTCCGGATCCTGGCCGAAAGCATCGGCGTAG comes from Nisaea sediminum and encodes:
- the serB gene encoding phosphoserine phosphatase SerB produces the protein MQHVLTLTSNPASPALDASVVERAEDVLRTAGLTVGAADWLDPDTALDLPFDGTVSESLSVALHEALAGLAVDINIQAAEGRRKRLLIADMDSTVITSESLDDLAAYAGIGDKIAPITARAMRGEIDFEGALKARVAMLAGHPASLLDRLLKEVEITPGARTLVATMKRDGAYTALVSGGFTSLTGPVRERLGFHTDRANTLNVTGGAFTGTVGEPILGRDAKLVALNEFCAELGIGPGDAVTVGDGANDLAMLQAAGTGVAFRGKPAVREAARFRIDHGDLSALLHLQGYRRADFAP
- a CDS encoding DUF2065 domain-containing protein, with the protein product MTDFLTALALVFFIEGCLYALMPGRMQHMMRLALEMDPASLRRAGLIAMAIGFGLAWLIRAA
- the miaA gene encoding tRNA (adenosine(37)-N6)-dimethylallyltransferase MiaA, whose amino-acid sequence is MSSEVSSAEPIRVVVIGGPTASGKSALAVDLAEDLGGTVINADSMQVYRELAIVTARPGAEDLARAPHRLYGFLGAAEVCSAALWRERALAEIHAAAAEGRVPILCGGTGLYLRALTHGLSEMPEVPPEVRAEARALHTRIGGAELRRRLAEGDPILAARLHDGDSQRLIRAWEVLQETGRPLSEWQEQPARVPEGMAFFTVTVLPERAALYRRCDLRFERMLEEGGLDEVRALMALNLDPALPSMKALGIPQIIDFLKEKISREECVRLAQRDTRRYAKRQMTWFRNQVHANLMVEKQYSERSDAKIFKNIRQFLLTGHN
- a CDS encoding DegQ family serine endoprotease, producing the protein MKGVTTEVSVMVLKGLRNGLMAGFLAVAVAVPAFTPAAPAFARAAPESFADLAEKLLPAVVNISTTQTITASDNGRTLPPGTPFEEFFKEFEDRMRPDNERRSRRAQSLGSGFIIDKAGYVVTNNHVIKDADEILIRMQDDTEFAAELVGTDPKTDIAVLKFDPKGVDLPAVKFGDSDKMRVGDWVVAIGNPFGLGGTVTAGIVSARGRDIGQGPYDDFIQTDAAINKGNSGGPLFNIDGEVIGVNTVIFSQSGGSVGIGFAVSSALADPVVKQLKEFGRTRRGWLGVRIQEVTPEVAESLSLDGARGALVAHVNDQGPAKTAGIRAGDVILKFNNRDVDTMRELPKIVAQTPIGRDVPVELWRGGKKVRVTANIGELEEAEKQALLTSGGPQPAPSEPDRVESLGLELSAISDEMKSKYSLDSDASGVVVTEVDPDGPAARDLRAGDVIVEVQQNAVSSPDGVQKGISDARSAGKKSVLLTVNRGGEMRFVALRITEG